A region of Streptomyces sp. NBC_01750 DNA encodes the following proteins:
- a CDS encoding acyltransferase family protein, whose protein sequence is MTSLDRAEIRKRAAAPEEGAPPAHVGRARLDSLTGLRFFAALAVFVSHASSPVFPTFADQRTNASFNAAAGVLAGLGVGFFFILSGFVLAWSARSTDRTGGFYRRRFVKVLPLYYVVGVAAAVLLWDVGVRWQDMLAYGSLVQVWVPNPQVNFSVLAPGWSLAVEAVFYLVFPLVIRWFRGVGRRVAWTGLALCVAVAFLIPILADVLPAGKLVGEQSAAGFEMWFAYVFPLGRLCDFFAGVFAALLVTSGRFPRVSMPWVLVSFVPCYVVASYSPLLFGWRAPLFISCVLLIVAAAQRDIARRPTFLSSRAMVLLGNVSFAFYLCHYLVLHTLNIKLLHGPFDSVAMVIAYIASALVASVTVAWLLYRYVEMPIVRRFGTAQERL, encoded by the coding sequence GTGACTTCCCTCGACAGAGCGGAGATACGCAAGCGGGCGGCAGCCCCCGAGGAGGGGGCGCCGCCCGCTCACGTTGGCCGTGCCAGGCTCGACTCGCTGACCGGACTGCGCTTCTTCGCGGCGCTCGCGGTCTTCGTCAGCCACGCCTCGAGCCCGGTCTTTCCCACCTTCGCCGACCAGCGGACCAACGCGAGCTTCAATGCCGCGGCCGGCGTGCTGGCGGGCCTCGGAGTGGGCTTCTTCTTCATCCTCAGTGGCTTCGTCCTCGCCTGGTCCGCACGTTCCACCGACCGCACCGGCGGCTTCTACCGCCGCAGGTTCGTCAAGGTTCTGCCGCTGTACTACGTGGTCGGCGTCGCGGCGGCGGTGCTGCTGTGGGACGTGGGTGTCCGGTGGCAGGACATGCTCGCCTACGGGAGCCTCGTCCAGGTGTGGGTACCGAACCCGCAGGTCAACTTCAGTGTCCTTGCGCCGGGTTGGTCCCTCGCCGTGGAGGCCGTGTTCTACCTGGTGTTCCCCCTCGTCATCCGGTGGTTCCGCGGCGTGGGCCGCCGTGTGGCCTGGACGGGCCTGGCCCTCTGCGTGGCGGTCGCCTTCCTCATACCGATCCTCGCGGACGTCCTGCCCGCCGGGAAGCTCGTGGGCGAGCAGAGCGCGGCCGGCTTCGAGATGTGGTTCGCCTACGTCTTCCCGCTCGGCCGCCTCTGCGATTTCTTCGCCGGAGTGTTCGCCGCGCTCCTGGTGACCTCCGGCCGCTTCCCGCGCGTGAGCATGCCGTGGGTACTGGTCTCGTTCGTGCCCTGCTACGTCGTTGCGAGCTACAGCCCGTTGCTGTTCGGCTGGCGGGCACCGCTCTTCATCTCCTGCGTGCTGCTCATCGTCGCCGCCGCACAGCGGGACATCGCACGGCGCCCGACGTTCCTGTCGTCGCGCGCGATGGTGCTGCTCGGCAATGTGTCGTTCGCTTTCTACCTCTGCCACTACCTGGTGCTCCACACCCTCAACATCAAGCTGCTGCACGGCCCGTTCGACTCGGTGGCCATGGTGATCGCCTATATCGCATCGGCCCTTGTCGCCTCCGTCACCGTGGCATGGCTGCTGTACCGGTACGTGGAGATGCCGATCGTCCGACGCTTCGGTACGGCCCAAGAGCGACTCTGA
- a CDS encoding glucose-1-phosphate thymidylyltransferase, with protein sequence MKALVLAGGSGTRLRPFSYSMPKQLIPIANTPVLVHVLQGVRDLGVAEVGVIVGDRGPEIEAVLGDGSRFGLRITYIPQDAPRGLAHTVSIARGFLGDDDFVMYLGDNMLPDGVAGIAEEFTTHRPAAQVVVHKVTDPRSFGVAELGPDGEVLRLVEKPQEPRSDMALIGVYFFTPAIHKAVEAIEPSARGELEITDAIQWLVSSGADVRASRYDGYWKDTGKVEDVLECNRHLLDGLSRRVDGHVDAGSVLVGQVVVEFGARILRSRVEGPVIIGAGTVVEGSHVGPYTSIGRDCLVTDSRLESSIALDEASVTGVRGLRYSLIGRAASVGTTGRGADHHCLVVGDHTRVEVAA encoded by the coding sequence ATGAAGGCTCTGGTGCTTGCAGGCGGGTCCGGTACCCGCCTGCGGCCTTTCAGTTACTCGATGCCCAAGCAGCTCATCCCCATCGCGAACACGCCCGTCCTGGTGCACGTACTGCAGGGCGTCCGGGATCTGGGGGTGGCCGAGGTCGGCGTCATCGTCGGCGACCGCGGGCCCGAGATCGAGGCCGTGCTCGGCGACGGCTCCCGGTTCGGCCTGCGGATCACCTACATTCCCCAGGACGCGCCACGCGGACTGGCCCACACCGTGTCCATCGCCCGCGGCTTCCTCGGCGACGACGACTTCGTGATGTACCTGGGCGACAACATGCTGCCCGACGGGGTCGCCGGCATCGCCGAGGAGTTCACCACGCACCGCCCGGCCGCGCAGGTCGTCGTGCACAAGGTGACCGACCCCCGCTCCTTCGGGGTCGCCGAACTCGGCCCCGACGGCGAGGTGCTGCGCCTGGTGGAGAAGCCGCAGGAGCCGCGCAGCGACATGGCGCTGATCGGTGTGTACTTCTTCACGCCCGCCATCCACAAGGCGGTGGAGGCCATCGAGCCCAGCGCCCGCGGCGAGTTGGAGATAACCGACGCCATCCAGTGGCTGGTCTCCTCCGGCGCGGACGTCCGGGCCAGCCGGTACGACGGCTACTGGAAGGACACCGGAAAGGTCGAGGACGTCCTGGAGTGCAACAGGCATCTCCTCGACGGCCTGAGTCGGCGCGTCGACGGTCACGTCGACGCCGGCAGCGTCCTCGTCGGCCAGGTCGTGGTCGAGTTCGGGGCGCGCATCCTGCGGTCCCGGGTCGAGGGCCCGGTGATCATAGGCGCCGGCACCGTCGTCGAGGGGAGCCATGTGGGCCCGTACACCTCGATCGGGCGGGACTGCCTGGTGACCGACAGCCGGCTGGAGAGCTCCATAGCCCTGGACGAGGCATCGGTCACCGGCGTCCGCGGCCTGCGCTACTCGCTGATCGGGCGCGCCGCCTCCGTCGGCACCACCGGCCGGGGCGCGGACCATCACTGCCTGGTCGTCGGAGACCACACCCGAGTGGAGGTCGCGGCATGA
- the rfbB gene encoding dTDP-glucose 4,6-dehydratase — translation MRILVTGAAGFIGSNFVRKLLADEYTGWAGAEVTALDKLTYAGNRDNLPTSHERLVCVRGDVCDRDLMRELVPGHDAVVHFAAETHVDRSLEGAGEFFRTNVLGTQTLLDAVLESDVERVVHVSTDEVYGSIEEGSWTEEWPLAPNSPYAASKAGSDLVARTYWRTHGVDLSITRCSNNYGPYQHPEKVIPLFVTNLLEGRQVPLYGDGRNVREWLHVDDHCRGIDLVLNHGKPGEIYNIGGGNEYTNLALTEKLLELTGAGEEMIRRVPDRKAHDLRYSIDESKIRERLGYAPLTGFEEGLAETVAWYRDNPGWWKAVKHGASRAA, via the coding sequence ATGAGGATCCTGGTCACCGGAGCGGCCGGTTTCATCGGCTCCAACTTCGTCCGCAAACTGCTGGCCGACGAGTACACCGGCTGGGCGGGCGCCGAGGTCACCGCCCTGGACAAGCTGACCTACGCGGGTAACCGGGACAACCTGCCCACTTCGCACGAGCGGCTGGTGTGCGTCCGCGGCGACGTCTGCGACCGCGACCTGATGCGCGAACTGGTACCGGGCCACGACGCCGTGGTCCACTTCGCGGCCGAGACCCACGTCGACCGCTCCCTGGAGGGCGCCGGCGAATTCTTCCGCACGAACGTCCTGGGCACCCAGACCCTGCTGGACGCCGTGCTGGAGAGCGACGTGGAACGGGTCGTGCACGTCTCCACGGACGAGGTGTACGGCTCGATCGAGGAGGGATCCTGGACCGAGGAGTGGCCGCTGGCGCCCAACTCCCCTTACGCCGCATCGAAGGCCGGCTCGGACCTGGTCGCCCGGACGTACTGGCGCACACACGGCGTGGACCTGTCCATCACGCGCTGCTCCAACAACTACGGGCCGTACCAGCACCCTGAGAAGGTCATTCCCCTGTTCGTCACGAACCTGCTGGAGGGCCGCCAGGTCCCGCTGTACGGCGACGGGCGCAACGTCCGCGAGTGGCTGCACGTGGACGACCACTGCCGCGGCATCGACCTGGTGCTCAACCACGGGAAACCCGGCGAGATCTACAACATCGGCGGCGGCAACGAGTACACGAACCTCGCCCTGACCGAGAAGCTGCTCGAACTGACCGGCGCGGGTGAGGAGATGATCCGCCGGGTCCCGGACCGCAAGGCGCACGACCTGCGGTACTCGATCGACGAGTCCAAGATCCGTGAGCGGCTCGGCTACGCCCCGCTGACCGGCTTCGAGGAGGGCCTGGCCGAGACGGTCGCCTGGTACCGGGACAACCCCGGCTGGTGGAAGGCCGTCAAGCACGGGGCGAGCCGTGCGGCCTGA
- a CDS encoding NAD-dependent epimerase/dehydratase family protein, which yields MRPEARPVAGLSVVVLGGTGFLGRHIGEAFAALGARVHPVSRTGGYDPAQDRTPVRLDLLAAAPEEIAGLLDSTGADVVVNAAGRAWRADEEQMAAGNAELVERLVAALAGLSGPPVRLVQLGSVHEYGAGALDAATGEDHAPAPVTAYGRTKLLGTRAVLRAASERGVDGVVLRLANVIGAGVPEGSLFGRVAAHLGEAARADARGEKAAELRLPPLRAARDLVDAGDAVAAVLAAATAPGAAVTGRVINVGRGEAVPMRELIHRMVSLSGLEVPVVEDPEGPPSRTDVAWQRLDIARADRLLGWRPRRYLDDSLRDLLAPVLPPGHPPPGVTANAPDMEGESP from the coding sequence GTGCGGCCTGAGGCCCGCCCGGTGGCCGGGCTCTCGGTCGTCGTCCTGGGCGGCACCGGATTCCTGGGCCGCCACATCGGCGAGGCCTTCGCCGCGCTCGGCGCCCGGGTCCACCCGGTGTCCCGCACCGGTGGGTACGACCCCGCGCAGGACCGCACGCCCGTACGCCTGGATCTGCTCGCGGCGGCGCCGGAGGAGATCGCCGGGCTCCTCGACTCGACCGGCGCCGACGTGGTGGTCAACGCGGCCGGCCGGGCCTGGCGGGCGGACGAGGAACAGATGGCCGCAGGCAACGCCGAACTGGTCGAGCGCCTCGTCGCGGCGCTCGCCGGGCTGTCCGGTCCGCCGGTACGGCTGGTCCAGCTCGGCAGCGTCCACGAGTACGGGGCCGGCGCACTGGACGCCGCCACCGGCGAGGACCATGCGCCGGCCCCGGTCACCGCGTACGGACGCACCAAGCTCCTGGGCACACGGGCCGTCCTGCGCGCCGCGTCCGAGCGGGGCGTCGACGGCGTGGTGCTCCGGCTCGCCAACGTGATCGGTGCCGGAGTGCCGGAGGGCAGTCTCTTCGGCCGGGTCGCGGCCCATCTCGGTGAGGCCGCGCGCGCCGACGCGCGCGGCGAGAAGGCCGCCGAACTGCGGCTCCCGCCGCTGCGCGCGGCCCGCGACCTGGTGGACGCGGGCGACGCCGTCGCCGCGGTACTGGCCGCGGCCACGGCACCGGGAGCGGCCGTCACGGGCCGGGTGATCAATGTGGGCCGCGGCGAGGCGGTCCCGATGCGCGAGCTGATCCACCGGATGGTCTCGCTCAGCGGTCTGGAGGTCCCGGTCGTCGAGGACCCCGAGGGCCCGCCCTCGCGCACCGACGTCGCGTGGCAACGGCTGGACATCGCGCGCGCCGACCGGCTGCTGGGCTGGCGGCCGCGCCGGTACCTCGACGACTCCCTGCGCGATCTGCTCGCGCCCGTACTGCCGCCCGGGCACCCACCGCCCGGTGTCACGGCCAACGCACCGGACATGGAAGGGGAATCACCGTGA
- the rfbH gene encoding lipopolysaccharide biosynthesis protein RfbH, with protein sequence MSDRKELVLEEVRKYHQEVSPQREFVPGTTEIWPSGAVLDEADRTALVEAALEMRIAAGRSSRTFESAFARRLGRRKAHLTNSGSSANLLAVSALTSHVLEDRRLKPGDEVITVAAGFPTTVNPILQNGLVPVFVDVDLTTYNATADRVAAAIGPRTRAIIIAHALGNPFPVTEIAQLAEEHDLFLIEDNCDAVGSLYDGKLTGSFGDMTTVSFYPAHHLTMGEGGCVLTSNLGLARIVESLRDWGRDCWCEPGENDKCLKRFRYQMGTLPAGYDHKYIFSHVGYNLKATDIQAALGLTQLAKLDDFIDARKRNWRRLRDGLDGVPGLLLPEATPRSDPSWFGFVLTVDPEAPFSRAELVAFLEDRKIGTRRLFGGNLTRHPAYIGQPHRIVGDLTNSDIITDHTFWIGVYPALTDEMLDYVTASVKEFVAAHG encoded by the coding sequence GTGAGCGACCGCAAGGAACTGGTACTCGAAGAGGTCCGCAAGTACCACCAGGAGGTCTCCCCGCAACGGGAGTTCGTCCCTGGTACGACGGAGATCTGGCCGTCCGGCGCGGTGCTGGACGAGGCGGACCGGACGGCCTTGGTGGAGGCCGCGCTGGAGATGCGCATCGCCGCCGGGCGGAGCTCCCGCACGTTCGAGTCGGCCTTCGCCCGACGGCTGGGGCGCCGCAAGGCCCACCTCACCAACTCCGGTTCGTCGGCGAACCTGCTGGCCGTGTCGGCGCTCACCTCGCACGTGCTGGAGGACAGGCGGCTGAAGCCGGGCGACGAGGTGATCACCGTCGCGGCGGGCTTCCCGACAACCGTCAACCCGATCCTGCAGAACGGCCTCGTCCCGGTCTTCGTGGACGTGGACCTCACCACCTACAACGCGACAGCCGATCGGGTGGCGGCCGCGATCGGCCCGAGGACACGGGCCATCATCATCGCGCACGCGCTGGGCAACCCCTTCCCCGTCACCGAGATCGCCCAACTCGCCGAGGAACACGACCTGTTCCTGATCGAGGACAACTGCGACGCGGTCGGCTCGCTGTACGACGGGAAGCTCACCGGCTCCTTCGGCGACATGACCACCGTCAGTTTCTATCCGGCGCACCACCTCACCATGGGTGAGGGCGGCTGCGTGCTGACCTCGAACCTGGGCCTCGCCCGGATCGTGGAGTCGCTGCGGGACTGGGGCCGGGACTGCTGGTGCGAGCCCGGCGAGAACGACAAGTGCCTCAAGCGCTTCAGGTACCAGATGGGCACCCTGCCCGCCGGATACGACCACAAGTACATCTTCTCCCACGTCGGTTACAACCTGAAGGCGACCGACATCCAGGCGGCCCTGGGGCTGACCCAGCTGGCCAAGCTGGACGACTTCATCGACGCCAGGAAGCGCAACTGGCGGCGGCTGCGGGACGGCCTGGACGGCGTACCGGGTCTGCTGCTCCCGGAGGCCACCCCCCGCTCCGACCCGAGCTGGTTCGGCTTCGTGCTCACGGTGGACCCCGAGGCGCCGTTCAGCCGCGCCGAGCTGGTGGCATTCCTGGAGGACCGGAAGATCGGCACCCGTCGGCTGTTCGGCGGCAACCTGACCCGGCACCCGGCCTACATCGGCCAGCCGCACCGGATCGTGGGCGACCTGACGAACAGCGACATCATCACCGACCACACCTTCTGGATCGGGGTCTATCCGGCGCTCACCGACGAGATGCTGGACTACGTCACCGCCTCGGTCAAGGAGTTCGTGGCCGCGCACGGCTGA
- a CDS encoding NDP-hexose 2,3-dehydratase family protein, whose translation MPSLSLRSPLQARADARLPSRIALSAAAAEGVQLRTGDFAAWLAERGRVNEFRVDRIPFAELEGWSFDERTGNLAHRSGRFFTVEGLHVTEEDGPYGDGPYADWYQPIIKQPEVGILGILVKEFGGVPHFLMQAKMEPGNPNLLQLSPTVQATRSNYTRVHKGADVKYIEYFVGPRRGRVIGDVLQSEHGSWFYRKSNRNMIVEATGDVPLLDDFCWLTLGQIGELLHRDNVVNMDSRTVLSCLPHLDTGGGALLSDIELFSWITGERARHDVRAERVPLASVPRWKRGESAIEHEDGRYFRVVAVSVRAGNREVTGWTQPLFEPVGQGVTAFLTREFDGVPHVLVHARVEGGFLDTIELGPTVQYTPDNYAHLDARDRPRFLDTVLRAHGDRIRYEAVHSEEGGRFLNAESRCLIVDADEADAPQDPPPGYAWVTPAQLTSLVRHGHYVNVQGRTLLACLNATAVTAR comes from the coding sequence ATGCCTTCTCTGTCCCTTCGATCTCCGCTCCAGGCGCGCGCGGACGCGCGTCTGCCGTCCCGCATCGCGCTGTCCGCGGCGGCCGCGGAAGGCGTCCAGCTGCGCACCGGGGACTTCGCCGCCTGGCTGGCCGAACGCGGCCGGGTCAATGAGTTCCGCGTGGACCGCATACCGTTCGCGGAGCTGGAGGGCTGGTCGTTCGACGAGCGCACCGGCAATCTCGCGCACCGCAGCGGCCGTTTCTTCACCGTCGAGGGGCTGCACGTCACCGAGGAGGACGGCCCCTACGGGGACGGTCCGTACGCCGACTGGTACCAGCCCATCATCAAGCAGCCCGAGGTGGGCATCCTGGGCATCCTCGTCAAGGAGTTCGGCGGGGTGCCGCACTTCCTGATGCAGGCGAAAATGGAGCCGGGCAACCCGAACCTGCTCCAGCTCTCGCCCACGGTCCAGGCCACCCGCAGCAACTACACCAGGGTCCACAAGGGCGCGGACGTGAAGTACATCGAGTACTTCGTCGGTCCGCGCCGCGGGCGCGTCATCGGCGATGTGCTGCAGTCCGAACACGGCTCGTGGTTCTACCGGAAGTCCAACCGCAACATGATCGTGGAAGCGACCGGTGACGTGCCGCTGCTCGACGACTTCTGCTGGCTCACCCTCGGCCAGATCGGCGAACTGCTGCACCGGGACAACGTCGTCAACATGGACTCGCGCACCGTGCTGTCCTGCCTGCCCCACCTGGACACCGGAGGGGGAGCGCTGCTCAGCGACATCGAGCTGTTCTCCTGGATCACCGGGGAACGCGCCCGGCACGATGTGCGGGCCGAGCGTGTCCCGCTCGCGAGCGTTCCCCGGTGGAAGCGCGGCGAGAGCGCCATCGAGCACGAGGACGGCCGCTATTTCCGGGTGGTGGCGGTGTCCGTGCGGGCGGGCAACCGCGAGGTCACGGGGTGGACCCAACCCCTCTTCGAACCGGTGGGGCAGGGTGTCACCGCCTTCCTCACCCGCGAGTTCGATGGCGTGCCCCACGTCCTGGTGCACGCCCGTGTCGAGGGCGGCTTCCTCGACACCATCGAGCTGGGCCCCACCGTGCAGTACACCCCGGACAACTACGCCCACCTCGACGCGCGGGACCGGCCGCGCTTCCTCGACACGGTGCTGCGTGCGCACGGAGACCGTATTCGCTACGAGGCCGTCCACTCGGAGGAGGGCGGGCGCTTCCTCAACGCCGAGAGCCGCTGTCTGATCGTGGACGCGGACGAGGCCGACGCACCGCAGGACCCGCCGCCCGGCTACGCCTGGGTCACCCCGGCACAGCTCACTTCCCTGGTCCGGCACGGCCACTACGTCAACGTCCAGGGGCGCACCCTGCTGGCGTGCCTCAACGCGACGGCGGTGACTGCCCGATGA
- a CDS encoding Gfo/Idh/MocA family protein yields MSEPVGIGVIGCADIAVRRMLPGFEADADTEVVAVASRSLEKAERVAERFGGRAVRGYAELLDLKEVDAVYVPLPASLHDRWVEAALDAGKHVLAEKPLTTNATRTGQLLDLARDRGLALVENVMFVHHPRHEAVRRLVADGAIGELRALHAAFTIPALADTDIRHRPELGGGALADVGLYPLRAAVHFLGPGLQVVGAELTRGRGREVETSGAVLLRTREGSTAQITFGIEHAYLSRYELWGSTGRITVDRAFTPPADFVPVIELHRGGGHEEIRLAPHDQVAATIAAFVASVRAGAAPAEETLRQARLLDDVRNRAA; encoded by the coding sequence ATGAGCGAACCGGTGGGCATCGGGGTGATCGGCTGCGCGGACATCGCGGTGCGCCGGATGCTCCCCGGCTTCGAGGCCGATGCGGACACGGAGGTCGTCGCGGTCGCCAGCCGCTCCCTGGAGAAGGCGGAACGGGTCGCGGAGCGCTTCGGCGGCCGCGCGGTGCGGGGCTACGCCGAGCTGCTGGACCTCAAGGAGGTGGATGCCGTCTATGTGCCGCTGCCCGCTTCGCTGCACGACCGCTGGGTCGAGGCCGCTCTCGACGCCGGCAAGCACGTGCTCGCGGAGAAGCCCCTGACGACGAACGCCACCCGCACCGGGCAACTCCTCGACCTGGCCCGGGACCGCGGGCTGGCGCTGGTGGAGAACGTCATGTTCGTCCACCACCCGCGGCACGAAGCGGTGCGGCGCCTGGTGGCCGACGGCGCGATCGGCGAACTCCGGGCGCTGCACGCGGCGTTCACCATCCCGGCCCTGGCGGACACGGACATCCGCCACCGGCCCGAGCTCGGCGGCGGCGCGCTGGCGGACGTCGGCCTCTACCCGCTGCGCGCGGCCGTGCACTTCCTCGGCCCCGGACTGCAGGTCGTCGGGGCCGAGCTCACGCGGGGGCGCGGTCGCGAGGTCGAGACCTCGGGCGCCGTCCTCCTGCGCACACGCGAGGGGAGTACGGCACAGATCACCTTCGGTATCGAGCACGCGTACCTCTCCCGGTACGAGCTGTGGGGCAGTACGGGCCGGATCACGGTGGACCGTGCGTTCACCCCGCCGGCGGACTTCGTCCCGGTGATCGAACTGCACCGGGGCGGGGGTCATGAGGAGATCCGGCTGGCACCCCACGACCAGGTGGCCGCCACGATCGCCGCCTTCGTCGCCTCGGTGCGCGCCGGCGCCGCTCCGGCCGAGGAGACACTGCGCCAGGCCCGCCTGCTGGACGACGTACGAAACCGGGCCGCATGA
- a CDS encoding 4'-phosphopantetheinyl transferase family protein: protein MTGQRPPLGAEPRLRRGTLDLWLLPAPETAGLHGPLALHELDEAERGRADAFRRPADRERYVVAHIALRRLLAAYLRTAPQDIAFSRAECPRCGGPHGRPVLVDSAAHFSLSHSRGAVLIGVACSPVGVDVERLPRPERVDVCASALHPRERRELEGHAPGDRPAVFARLWARKEAYLKGTGIGVGGWMSDVYLGDEGPHTPSRPADWTVVDVPCGGDHAAAAAIRGPAPRQVVRRLPPQAVLVGGRVRALPRQARPKSPTQEEDR, encoded by the coding sequence ATGACCGGCCAGCGGCCACCGCTCGGGGCCGAGCCGCGGCTGCGGCGGGGGACGCTGGACCTCTGGCTGCTGCCCGCCCCCGAGACGGCAGGCCTGCACGGTCCACTCGCGCTGCACGAGCTGGACGAGGCCGAGCGCGGTCGCGCGGACGCGTTCCGGCGGCCCGCCGACCGCGAGCGGTACGTGGTCGCCCACATCGCGCTGCGGCGGCTGCTGGCGGCGTACTTGAGGACGGCGCCGCAGGACATCGCCTTCTCACGGGCGGAATGTCCTCGGTGCGGCGGTCCGCACGGGCGCCCGGTGCTGGTCGACTCGGCTGCGCACTTCTCGCTGTCGCACAGCCGGGGCGCCGTCCTCATCGGCGTGGCCTGCTCACCGGTCGGCGTCGATGTGGAGCGGCTACCGCGACCGGAGCGTGTCGATGTGTGCGCTTCGGCACTCCACCCGAGGGAGCGGCGCGAGCTGGAGGGGCATGCGCCCGGGGACCGCCCGGCTGTGTTCGCCCGGCTGTGGGCCCGCAAGGAGGCGTACCTCAAGGGGACCGGCATCGGGGTCGGCGGCTGGATGTCGGACGTGTACCTCGGCGACGAAGGGCCGCACACCCCGTCACGGCCCGCCGACTGGACCGTCGTGGACGTGCCCTGCGGCGGGGACCACGCCGCCGCGGCCGCGATCCGGGGACCCGCGCCGCGGCAGGTCGTACGTCGGCTGCCGCCCCAGGCAGTGCTCGTCGGTGGACGCGTCCGGGCGCTGCCGAGGCAGGCGCGACCCAAGAGCCCGACACAGGAGGAAGACCGATGA
- a CDS encoding acyl-CoA carboxylase subunit beta, with product MTVLDDHPWERHQLENMRGRVAELHEIRAQALAGPSEKATEEQHAKGKLTSRERIELLLDPGSFNEVEQLRRHRATGFGLEAKKPYTDGVVTGWGTVEGRTAFVYAHDFRIFGGALGEAHATKIHKIMDMAIAAGAPLVSLNDGAGARIQEGVSALAGYGGIFQRNTRASGVIPQISVMLGPCAGGAAYSPALTDFVFMVRETSQMFITGPDVVKAVTGEEITQNGLGGADVHAETSGVAHFAYDDEETCIAEVRYLLSMLPQNNRELPPTAVSDDSAHRRSTTLLDLVPADGNRPYDMAEVIEELVDEGDYLEIHERWARNIICALARLDGEVVGIVANQPQTLAGVLDIEAAEKAARFVQMCDAFSIPIVTILDVPGFLPGVDQEHGGIIRHGAKLLYAYCNATVPRISLILRKAYGGAYIVMDSQSIGADLTYAWPTNEIAVMGAEGAANVIFRRQIADAEDPEAMRAHMVKEYKAELMHPYYAAERGLVDDVIDPAGTREVLIRSLEMLRTKHADLPSRKHGNPPL from the coding sequence ATGACCGTCTTGGACGACCACCCGTGGGAGAGGCACCAACTCGAGAACATGCGCGGGCGAGTGGCGGAGCTGCACGAGATTCGTGCCCAGGCGTTGGCCGGCCCCAGCGAGAAGGCGACCGAGGAGCAGCACGCCAAGGGCAAGCTGACCTCTCGGGAGCGCATCGAGCTGCTGCTGGACCCGGGTTCCTTCAACGAGGTCGAGCAGCTGCGCCGGCACCGGGCCACCGGATTCGGACTGGAGGCGAAGAAGCCGTACACCGACGGTGTCGTCACCGGCTGGGGCACGGTGGAGGGCCGTACGGCCTTCGTCTACGCCCATGACTTCCGCATCTTCGGCGGGGCGCTTGGCGAGGCCCACGCCACGAAGATCCACAAGATCATGGACATGGCCATCGCGGCCGGGGCTCCGCTGGTGTCGCTGAACGACGGCGCGGGCGCCCGTATCCAGGAGGGCGTCTCCGCCCTCGCCGGTTACGGCGGCATCTTCCAGCGCAACACCAGGGCCTCCGGTGTCATCCCGCAGATCAGCGTGATGCTGGGCCCCTGCGCGGGCGGCGCGGCCTACTCGCCCGCGCTGACGGACTTCGTGTTCATGGTCCGCGAGACGTCACAGATGTTCATCACAGGCCCGGACGTCGTCAAGGCGGTGACCGGCGAGGAGATCACCCAGAACGGCCTGGGCGGCGCGGACGTGCACGCCGAGACGAGCGGTGTGGCCCACTTCGCGTACGACGACGAGGAGACGTGCATCGCCGAGGTGCGCTACCTCCTGTCGATGCTTCCGCAGAACAACCGCGAGCTGCCTCCGACGGCCGTGTCGGACGACTCGGCCCACCGCCGGAGCACCACGCTCCTGGACCTGGTCCCGGCCGACGGCAACCGCCCCTACGACATGGCCGAGGTCATCGAGGAACTCGTCGACGAGGGCGACTACCTGGAGATCCACGAGCGCTGGGCCCGCAACATCATCTGCGCTCTGGCACGCCTGGACGGTGAGGTGGTGGGCATCGTCGCCAACCAGCCGCAGACCCTCGCGGGGGTGCTCGACATCGAGGCCGCCGAGAAGGCGGCGCGTTTCGTGCAGATGTGCGACGCCTTCAGCATCCCGATCGTCACCATCCTGGACGTCCCCGGCTTCCTGCCCGGTGTCGACCAGGAGCACGGCGGAATCATCCGCCACGGCGCGAAGCTGTTGTACGCGTACTGCAACGCGACCGTCCCCCGGATCTCCCTGATCCTGCGCAAGGCGTACGGCGGTGCCTACATCGTCATGGACAGCCAGTCCATCGGCGCGGACCTCACCTACGCGTGGCCGACCAACGAGATCGCCGTCATGGGCGCCGAAGGTGCCGCCAACGTCATCTTCCGGCGGCAGATCGCCGACGCCGAGGACCCCGAGGCGATGCGCGCCCACATGGTCAAGGAGTACAAGGCCGAGCTGATGCACCCGTACTACGCGGCCGAACGCGGCCTCGTCGACGACGTCATCGATCCGGCCGGGACTCGCGAGGTGCTCATCAGGTCCCTGGAGATGCTCCGCACCAAGCACGCCGACCTGCCCTCCCGCAAGCACGGCAACCCGCCGTTGTGA